In a genomic window of Pseudomonas oryzihabitans:
- a CDS encoding biliverdin-producing heme oxygenase gives MSTIREMLRAEGVALHQQVDTTFGHYQLQTRPHYVAFLQAHAQALMGLEALLERSGIQRLLPDWAERRRTVVLGDDLQRLDAVQPAPVAIKRTLDEGECWGVAYVLEGSRLGSRLLDRHAGESTDEAVREARGYLGHVPPKAAWPQFLERLDQAGSDPALHPGMLAGQRLAFEVFLAAGLQHSPVAAGAVAAS, from the coding sequence GTGTCCACCATCCGTGAAATGCTGCGCGCCGAAGGCGTCGCCCTCCACCAGCAGGTCGATACGACCTTCGGCCACTACCAGCTCCAGACCAGGCCGCACTACGTCGCCTTCCTGCAGGCACATGCCCAGGCGTTGATGGGGCTGGAGGCACTGCTGGAGCGTTCCGGTATCCAGCGCCTGCTGCCCGACTGGGCGGAGCGCCGGCGGACGGTGGTGCTGGGCGACGATCTGCAGCGCCTGGATGCCGTCCAACCGGCACCCGTAGCGATCAAGCGGACCCTCGACGAGGGCGAGTGCTGGGGCGTCGCCTATGTCCTGGAGGGGTCTCGTCTGGGATCGCGCCTGCTGGATCGGCATGCCGGAGAAAGTACCGACGAGGCCGTGCGCGAGGCGCGTGGCTACCTCGGCCATGTTCCGCCCAAGGCGGCCTGGCCACAGTTTCTGGAACGACTGGATCAGGCTGGAAGCGATCCGGCGCTGCATCCGGGGATGTTGGCCGGCCAGCGGTTGGCCTTCGAGGTCTTTCTGGCGGCGGGACTGCAGCATTCTCCGGTTGCAGCAGGCGCGGTCGCTGCGTCCTGA
- a CDS encoding response regulator, producing the protein MPLCKQIKILLVEDSKLDAELILIELERHGFELQSKIVYERTGLTLALSQQTYDIILSDIILPGFSGAEALRVARALAPGTPFIFVSGIFGEVHAVEMMRLGANDYVLKQSMELLAKAVERALLVVHERRERRRAEEALHSLEVRSRLAMDASRLGMWEYLPASRTLLWDERCKAMFGLPADAVVDLETFERLCGAEGLARFLDTVRQAGSDERDDDYRSEYRISLDNGTQRWVETRGQPFFDAGVCTRFLGVMLDITQQRDAAEKLERLNVSLGERVEERTRERDRTWDLTRDLLLVCKPDGILMALNPAWEDNLGWSRGDLLNSSLLELVHPDERGMTDNELQQLVKRAASQRFINRIRHRDGSYRWISWTAVPDAGMTYCSGRDISSEVLAMEELAAANRQLREQIDERERVEATLQQMQRLEAVGQLTAGVAHDFNNLLTVVLSSASFLERDLARLEASEKTQGRVQNIREAGERGAKLTAQLLAFSRRQRLAPKPVKLNETVEGMLELLRSTMGGSVWIETHLRADCWHALVDPTQIELIILNLAINARDAMAVGGTLRLSTSNQVISEPPERPEEPEPGEYVLLAVQDSGTGMSEEVLAKAFEPFFTTKEVGKGSGLGLAQVFGFAKQSGGGVRIETQMGTGTTVMVYLPRTAADDAVAPEGQPAPGRDEQAAERRILLVDDDHAVRNVTAALLADLGYQVVEASNGFAALSALERDPQIDLLLADFAMPGMNGAELARQVRKRLPRLPVVFITGYAELGELDPEQSFIVPKPFREADLAARLQAALRGDKPQPSPA; encoded by the coding sequence ATGCCTCTCTGCAAACAGATCAAGATCCTGCTGGTAGAAGACAGCAAGCTCGATGCGGAGCTGATCCTGATCGAGTTGGAGCGCCATGGATTCGAGCTGCAGTCGAAGATCGTCTATGAGCGCACCGGCCTTACCCTGGCCCTGAGCCAACAGACCTACGACATCATCCTCTCGGACATCATCCTGCCCGGATTTTCCGGGGCCGAGGCCCTGCGCGTGGCACGGGCCCTGGCACCGGGAACGCCGTTCATCTTCGTCTCGGGCATCTTCGGCGAGGTGCATGCGGTCGAGATGATGCGGCTGGGCGCCAACGACTACGTGCTCAAGCAGAGCATGGAACTGCTGGCCAAGGCGGTCGAGCGGGCGCTGCTGGTGGTGCACGAGCGCCGCGAGCGGCGCCGTGCGGAAGAAGCGCTGCACAGTCTCGAGGTCCGCTCGCGCCTGGCCATGGACGCCTCCCGACTCGGCATGTGGGAATACCTCCCGGCCAGCCGGACTCTGCTCTGGGATGAGCGTTGCAAAGCCATGTTCGGCTTGCCCGCGGATGCGGTGGTTGACCTGGAGACGTTCGAGCGACTGTGCGGCGCAGAGGGTCTCGCGCGTTTTCTCGATACCGTCCGCCAAGCCGGCTCCGACGAGCGCGACGACGACTACCGCAGCGAGTACCGCATTAGCCTCGACAACGGCACCCAGCGCTGGGTCGAAACCCGCGGTCAACCCTTCTTCGACGCCGGGGTCTGCACGCGCTTCCTGGGCGTCATGCTCGACATCACCCAGCAGCGCGATGCCGCGGAAAAGCTCGAACGCCTCAACGTCAGTCTCGGCGAGCGTGTCGAGGAGCGTACCCGCGAACGGGACCGGACCTGGGATCTCACCCGGGATCTGCTGCTGGTGTGCAAGCCGGACGGCATCCTGATGGCGCTCAATCCCGCCTGGGAGGACAACCTGGGCTGGTCACGGGGAGACCTGCTCAACTCCTCGCTGCTCGAGCTGGTACACCCCGACGAGCGGGGCATGACTGACAACGAGCTCCAGCAACTGGTCAAGCGCGCGGCCAGCCAGCGCTTCATCAACCGCATTCGCCATCGCGATGGCAGCTATCGCTGGATCTCCTGGACGGCGGTGCCGGATGCCGGCATGACCTATTGCTCGGGCCGGGACATCTCCTCCGAAGTCCTGGCGATGGAGGAGCTGGCGGCGGCCAACCGCCAGTTGCGCGAGCAGATCGACGAGCGGGAGCGGGTGGAAGCCACCCTGCAACAGATGCAGCGCCTGGAAGCGGTCGGTCAGCTCACCGCCGGCGTGGCCCATGACTTCAACAATCTACTCACGGTGGTGCTCAGCAGCGCCAGCTTCCTCGAACGCGACTTGGCCCGCCTGGAGGCCAGCGAAAAGACGCAAGGCCGCGTGCAGAACATTCGCGAAGCCGGGGAGCGGGGCGCCAAGCTCACCGCCCAGCTGCTGGCGTTCTCCCGGCGTCAGCGCCTCGCGCCCAAGCCGGTCAAGCTCAACGAGACGGTCGAGGGCATGCTCGAATTGCTGCGCAGCACCATGGGCGGCAGTGTCTGGATCGAGACCCACCTGCGCGCCGATTGCTGGCATGCGTTGGTCGACCCCACGCAGATCGAACTCATCATCCTCAACCTGGCGATCAACGCCCGGGATGCCATGGCCGTGGGCGGTACCCTGCGGCTGAGCACCTCCAATCAGGTCATCAGCGAGCCGCCGGAGCGCCCTGAGGAGCCCGAGCCCGGCGAATACGTACTGCTGGCCGTGCAGGACTCCGGCACGGGCATGAGCGAAGAGGTGTTGGCCAAGGCCTTCGAGCCGTTCTTCACTACCAAGGAAGTCGGCAAGGGTTCGGGCCTGGGGTTGGCCCAGGTATTCGGCTTCGCCAAGCAGTCCGGTGGCGGCGTGCGGATCGAAACCCAGATGGGGACCGGTACGACGGTCATGGTCTATCTGCCGCGCACGGCTGCGGACGATGCTGTGGCTCCCGAGGGTCAGCCGGCTCCGGGACGCGACGAACAGGCCGCCGAGCGGCGCATCCTGCTGGTCGATGACGACCACGCGGTACGCAACGTGACCGCCGCGTTGCTGGCCGACCTGGGCTACCAGGTGGTGGAGGCCAGCAACGGGTTCGCCGCCCTGAGCGCGCTGGAGCGCGATCCGCAGATCGACCTGCTGCTGGCCGACTTCGCGATGCCGGGCATGAATGGCGCCGAGCTGGCCCGGCAGGTGCGCAAGCGGTTGCCGCGCTTGCCCGTCGTCTTCATCACGGGATACGCCGAACTGGGCGAACTCGATCCCGAACAGTCATTCATCGTTCCCAAGCCTTTTCGCGAGGCGGACCTGGCAGCTCGACTGCAGGCCGCGCTGCGTGGCGACAAGCCCCAGCCTTCGCCTGCCTGA
- a CDS encoding ATP-binding protein, with translation MALESPSTTQPDALADCANEPIHIPGSIQEHGFLFAVEEPDLRIVQASANVREYLGVAVEEVLGRTLGELLPRMDLPAMIAALDQEEQNPSYLGDVTLGPRDQVFALFMHRFEKVLIVEFEAPVDSSLGLNTLYPMVRVFIEQLHQAETVEAIAKLAVHEAKRISGFDHAMIYRFDEDGHGQVLAEERDPGVPSYLGLRFPASDIPAQARRLYLANRIRVIGNAYYQPSPLQPQDNPLTGQPLDLSFAHLRSVSPVHLQYMRNMGTLASMSVSIVVGDRLWGLVLCHDRQPQRVSFQTRTACELFGRVLSLQLDAAETHAESDRRLALRQSMVQLLSSMADRDSVCQGLLDLPQVYLDFARAQGAAIISSDGTELIGQTPPREQVDELIEWLSTNVKDHYATDNVAKDIAELPKLAQYAAGVLAVPISELHSHYLIWFRAELVQVVNWAGRPTKQESDDGRLSPRQSFVLWQETVRGFSLPWSALEVESALELRSAVRGIVLRKAEEMAELAEELQRSNKELAAFSYSVSHDLRAPLRHIAGYAELLGDIEGGKLSERGRRFLENIGSSARFAGSLVDNLLSFSQMGRAAIRYSDVNLTALVEAIREEMAPDYADRQVEWRVGDLPVVIADAAFVHLALRNLLANAIKYSRYADPAVIEIGTQPSESEDIVFVRDNGVGFNMDYVGKLFGVFQRLHHVDEFEGVGIGLASVRRIIERHDGRVWAEGAVGEGATFYFALPKQRPSPVHKR, from the coding sequence TTGGCGCTTGAGTCCCCTTCCACGACGCAGCCCGATGCACTGGCCGACTGCGCCAATGAGCCGATCCATATTCCCGGCAGTATTCAGGAGCATGGCTTCCTGTTCGCCGTGGAAGAGCCGGATCTGCGCATCGTCCAGGCCAGCGCCAACGTGCGCGAGTACCTGGGTGTGGCGGTGGAAGAGGTGCTCGGTCGAACCCTGGGTGAATTGCTGCCGCGTATGGATCTGCCCGCCATGATCGCGGCGCTGGATCAGGAAGAGCAGAACCCTTCCTATCTGGGAGATGTGACCCTCGGTCCGCGGGACCAGGTCTTCGCCCTGTTCATGCACCGCTTCGAAAAGGTGCTGATCGTCGAATTCGAGGCGCCGGTGGACAGCAGTCTGGGCCTCAATACCCTGTATCCCATGGTGCGGGTGTTCATCGAACAACTGCATCAGGCGGAAACGGTCGAGGCCATCGCCAAGCTGGCGGTCCACGAGGCCAAGCGCATCTCTGGCTTCGATCACGCCATGATCTATCGCTTCGACGAAGACGGTCACGGTCAGGTACTGGCCGAGGAGCGTGATCCGGGCGTGCCCAGCTACCTGGGCCTGAGGTTTCCGGCATCGGACATCCCCGCCCAGGCGCGGCGGCTGTATCTGGCCAACCGCATCCGGGTGATCGGTAATGCCTACTACCAGCCCTCGCCGTTGCAGCCGCAAGACAATCCGCTGACAGGCCAGCCATTGGACCTGAGCTTCGCCCACCTGCGCAGCGTATCGCCGGTGCACCTGCAGTACATGAGGAACATGGGGACCCTGGCCTCGATGTCCGTGTCCATTGTGGTCGGCGACCGGCTCTGGGGGCTGGTGCTCTGCCATGATCGCCAGCCGCAGCGAGTGTCCTTCCAGACGCGCACCGCCTGCGAGCTGTTCGGCCGGGTGCTGTCCCTGCAACTTGACGCCGCCGAGACCCATGCCGAGTCCGACCGACGTCTCGCCTTGCGCCAGTCCATGGTGCAACTGCTGTCGAGCATGGCGGATCGCGACAGCGTCTGTCAGGGCCTGCTCGACCTGCCGCAGGTCTATCTGGATTTCGCCAGGGCCCAGGGCGCGGCCATCATTTCCTCGGATGGCACCGAACTGATCGGTCAGACGCCGCCGCGTGAACAGGTAGACGAGTTGATCGAGTGGTTGTCGACCAACGTCAAGGATCACTATGCGACCGACAACGTGGCCAAGGACATCGCCGAGCTGCCCAAGCTGGCCCAGTATGCCGCTGGCGTTCTCGCCGTACCCATCTCCGAGCTGCATTCCCACTACCTGATCTGGTTCCGCGCCGAACTCGTCCAGGTGGTGAACTGGGCTGGGCGCCCAACCAAGCAGGAGAGCGACGACGGCCGGCTCTCGCCGCGGCAGAGTTTCGTGCTCTGGCAGGAGACCGTGCGTGGCTTTTCGCTGCCCTGGTCGGCACTGGAAGTGGAGAGTGCGCTCGAATTACGCAGTGCGGTCCGCGGTATCGTGCTGCGCAAGGCGGAAGAGATGGCCGAGCTGGCCGAAGAACTGCAGCGCAGCAACAAGGAGTTGGCGGCCTTCTCCTACAGCGTGTCCCACGATCTGCGAGCACCGTTGCGTCACATCGCCGGTTATGCCGAGCTGCTCGGCGATATCGAGGGCGGCAAGCTGTCCGAGCGGGGGCGGCGCTTCCTCGAGAACATCGGTTCCTCCGCCCGTTTCGCCGGTAGCCTGGTCGATAACCTGCTGAGTTTCTCGCAGATGGGCCGGGCCGCGATCCGCTATTCCGACGTGAACCTCACGGCGCTGGTGGAGGCCATCCGCGAAGAGATGGCGCCGGACTATGCCGATCGCCAGGTGGAGTGGCGGGTTGGCGATTTACCCGTGGTGATCGCCGATGCGGCCTTCGTCCATCTCGCCTTGCGCAATCTGCTGGCCAATGCCATCAAGTACAGTCGCTACGCGGATCCCGCAGTGATCGAAATCGGCACCCAGCCGAGCGAGTCCGAGGACATCGTCTTCGTGCGTGACAACGGCGTCGGCTTCAATATGGATTACGTGGGCAAGCTGTTCGGGGTCTTCCAGCGTCTGCACCATGTCGACGAATTCGAGGGCGTCGGCATTGGCCTGGCCAGCGTGCGTCGCATCATCGAACGTCATGACGGCCGCGTCTGGGCCGAAGGCGCCGTGGGCGAGGGCGCTACCTTCTATTTCGCCTTACCCAAACAACGACCGTCGCCGGTACACAAAAGGTAG
- the rmf gene encoding ribosome modulation factor, translated as MRRLKRDPMERAFQRGYQHGIVGKSRDLCPFTQDAVRQAWLSGWREGRSDQWDGYVGTAGLQRMNQLQAAG; from the coding sequence ATGAGAAGACTCAAGCGTGATCCAATGGAACGAGCTTTCCAACGTGGTTATCAGCACGGCATTGTGGGCAAATCCCGGGATCTCTGTCCCTTCACTCAGGACGCCGTCCGGCAGGCCTGGCTCAGTGGCTGGCGCGAGGGCCGTAGCGATCAATGGGACGGCTACGTGGGCACCGCCGGTCTTCAACGCATGAATCAACTGCAAGCCGCAGGCTAA
- a CDS encoding quinone-dependent dihydroorotate dehydrogenase, with protein sequence MYDALRPLLFKLSPEGSHELALDLIGAAGRLGLTGLGRQPGRLPVQVMGLEFPNPVGLAAGLDKNGTAIDGFAGLGFGFVEIGTVTPRPQPGNPKPRLFRLEQAEAIINRMGFNNAGVDALIERVRAARFKGVLGINIGKNADTPVERAVDDYLIGLDRVYAHASYITVNVSSPNTPGLRSLQFGDALKSLLESLRQRQEDLAVRHGRRVPIAIKIAPDMTDEEIVLSAQAIRDAGMDAIIATNTTLGREGVENLPYAAEAGGLSGAPVREKSTHVVRVLAGELGGRLPIIAAGGILSGEDAAEKIAAGASLVQIYSGFIYRGPALIREAVDAIAAARP encoded by the coding sequence ATGTACGACGCGCTCCGTCCTTTGCTTTTCAAGTTGTCCCCGGAGGGTTCTCACGAACTCGCTCTGGACCTGATCGGTGCCGCTGGGCGCCTGGGCCTGACCGGGCTCGGACGGCAGCCGGGACGGCTTCCCGTTCAGGTGATGGGGTTGGAGTTTCCCAATCCGGTAGGGCTGGCGGCCGGCCTCGACAAGAACGGTACCGCCATCGACGGCTTCGCCGGCCTGGGCTTCGGCTTCGTCGAGATAGGTACCGTGACGCCCCGGCCCCAGCCGGGCAATCCCAAGCCGCGCCTGTTCCGCCTCGAGCAGGCCGAAGCCATCATCAACCGCATGGGTTTCAATAATGCGGGTGTGGATGCGCTGATCGAGCGAGTACGGGCTGCGCGTTTCAAGGGCGTGCTGGGCATCAACATCGGCAAGAACGCCGATACCCCGGTCGAACGGGCGGTGGACGACTACCTGATCGGCCTGGACAGGGTCTATGCCCATGCCAGCTACATCACGGTGAACGTGAGTTCGCCCAATACCCCGGGGCTGCGCAGCCTGCAATTCGGCGATGCGCTCAAGAGCCTGCTGGAGTCGCTACGCCAGCGCCAGGAAGACCTGGCGGTGCGCCACGGCCGGCGGGTACCCATCGCGATCAAGATCGCACCCGACATGACCGATGAAGAAATCGTGCTGAGCGCCCAGGCGATCCGCGACGCCGGGATGGACGCCATCATCGCCACCAACACCACCCTGGGCCGTGAGGGGGTGGAAAACCTGCCCTATGCGGCCGAGGCGGGTGGGTTGTCCGGTGCGCCGGTGCGGGAGAAGAGTACCCATGTGGTCCGGGTGTTGGCGGGCGAGTTGGGTGGACGCTTGCCGATCATCGCCGCCGGCGGAATCCTGTCGGGCGAGGATGCCGCCGAGAAGATTGCCGCAGGTGCCAGCCTGGTACAGATCTACAGTGGCTTCATCTACCGCGGGCCGGCGTTGATACGCGAGGCGGTGGACGCCATAGCTGCAGCGCGGCCCTGA
- the rlmKL gene encoding bifunctional 23S rRNA (guanine(2069)-N(7))-methyltransferase RlmK/23S rRNA (guanine(2445)-N(2))-methyltransferase RlmL, producing MSAMQQLILTCPKGLETLLLEEAQGLGLQEARSQTAAVRGEASLADAYRLCLWSRLANRVLLVLARFPVEDPQALYLGVHGVEWEEHLAPSGTLAVGFSGQGAGIDNTHFGALKVKDAIVDRLRERTGQRPTVDKVAPDLRVHLHLERGQAILSLDLSGQSLHQRGYRLQQGAAPLKENLAAAVLIRAGWPALAAAGGALADPMCGVGTFLVEAGLMAADIAPNLRRERWGFSGWLGHVPALWQQLHQEAEDRAAAGLAKTPAWIRGYEADPRLIQPARNNIERAGLSEWIKVYQGEVASFEPRPDKGQTGLVICNPPYGERLGDEASLLYLYQNLGERLRQACLGWRAGVFTGAPELGKRMGIRSHKQYAFWNGALPCKLLMFEIEPRQFVTGSRSGERPATPQATEPAKLSEGGQMFANRLQKNLKQLGKWARAQGVQCYRLYDADMPEYAVAVDLYGDRVHVQEYAAPRSIDPEKAQARLLDALAVIPQALGVDPSLVVVKRRERQSGTKQYERQAAQGEFLQVDEAGAKLLVNLTDYLDTGLFLDHRPLRLRLRQEAQGKRFLNLFCYTGAATVQAAVGGARSTTSVDLSRTYLDWARRNLALNGFSERHRLEQGDVLHWLENDRGEYDLIFVDPPTFSNSKRLEGVFDVQRDHVGLIDSAMAHLSRNGVLYFSNNFRKFELDEGLTQRYRVEEITASTLDPDFARNPKIHRAWRFSLQ from the coding sequence ATGTCCGCGATGCAACAACTCATCCTCACCTGTCCCAAGGGCCTCGAGACCCTGCTGCTGGAAGAGGCCCAGGGCCTCGGCTTGCAGGAGGCGCGCAGCCAGACCGCGGCGGTGCGCGGCGAGGCGAGTCTGGCGGATGCCTATCGCCTGTGCCTCTGGTCGCGACTGGCCAACCGGGTACTGCTGGTACTGGCGCGCTTCCCGGTGGAAGACCCCCAGGCACTCTACCTGGGCGTACACGGCGTGGAGTGGGAAGAGCACCTGGCACCCAGCGGCACCCTGGCAGTGGGCTTCAGCGGCCAGGGCGCGGGCATCGATAACACCCATTTCGGTGCGCTCAAGGTCAAGGATGCCATCGTCGACCGCCTGCGCGAGCGTACCGGCCAACGGCCGACGGTGGACAAGGTCGCCCCTGACCTGCGCGTGCACCTGCACCTGGAGCGCGGCCAGGCGATCCTGTCGCTGGATCTCTCCGGCCAGAGCCTGCACCAGCGCGGCTATCGCCTACAGCAGGGCGCCGCGCCCCTCAAGGAAAACCTCGCCGCCGCGGTGCTGATCCGCGCGGGCTGGCCGGCGCTGGCAGCCGCGGGTGGCGCCCTTGCCGACCCCATGTGCGGGGTGGGTACCTTCCTGGTCGAGGCGGGCCTGATGGCGGCGGACATCGCCCCCAATCTGCGCCGCGAGCGCTGGGGGTTCTCCGGCTGGCTGGGTCATGTGCCCGCGCTCTGGCAGCAATTGCACCAGGAGGCCGAAGACCGCGCCGCGGCAGGTCTGGCCAAGACCCCGGCCTGGATCCGCGGCTACGAGGCCGATCCGCGGCTGATCCAGCCGGCGCGCAACAATATCGAGCGGGCGGGGCTGTCCGAGTGGATCAAGGTCTATCAGGGCGAGGTGGCCAGCTTCGAGCCGCGCCCGGACAAGGGCCAGACCGGCCTGGTGATCTGCAACCCGCCCTATGGCGAGCGCCTGGGCGATGAAGCCAGCTTGCTCTATCTCTACCAGAATCTCGGTGAGCGCCTGCGCCAGGCCTGCCTGGGCTGGCGTGCGGGGGTGTTCACCGGTGCCCCCGAGCTGGGCAAGCGCATGGGCATTCGCAGCCACAAGCAATACGCCTTCTGGAACGGTGCCTTGCCCTGCAAGCTGCTGATGTTCGAGATCGAGCCCCGCCAGTTCGTCACCGGCAGTCGCAGCGGCGAGCGCCCGGCCACTCCCCAGGCCACGGAACCGGCCAAGCTCAGCGAAGGCGGACAGATGTTCGCCAATCGCCTGCAGAAGAATCTCAAGCAACTGGGCAAATGGGCACGCGCCCAGGGCGTGCAGTGCTATCGCCTCTATGACGCCGACATGCCCGAATATGCCGTGGCTGTGGATCTCTACGGCGACCGGGTGCACGTGCAGGAGTACGCGGCGCCGCGCTCCATCGATCCGGAAAAGGCCCAGGCCCGGTTGCTCGATGCCCTGGCGGTCATTCCCCAGGCGCTCGGCGTCGATCCGTCCCTGGTGGTGGTCAAGCGGCGCGAACGGCAGAGCGGCACCAAGCAATACGAACGCCAGGCCGCCCAGGGCGAATTCCTGCAGGTGGACGAGGCGGGCGCCAAGCTGCTGGTCAACCTGACCGACTACCTCGACACCGGCCTGTTCCTGGACCACCGCCCCCTGCGCCTGCGGCTGCGCCAGGAAGCCCAGGGCAAGAGATTCCTCAATCTGTTCTGCTACACCGGCGCGGCCACGGTACAGGCCGCGGTGGGTGGGGCGCGCAGCACCACCAGCGTCGATCTCTCGCGGACCTATCTGGACTGGGCGCGGCGCAACCTGGCACTCAACGGTTTCTCCGAGCGCCATCGCCTGGAACAGGGCGACGTGCTGCACTGGCTGGAGAACGATCGTGGCGAATACGATCTGATCTTCGTCGATCCGCCGACCTTCTCAAACTCCAAGCGCCTGGAAGGAGTATTCGATGTCCAGCGTGACCACGTCGGTCTCATCGATTCGGCCATGGCTCATTTGAGCCGCAACGGCGTGCTTTACTTCTCCAACAACTTCCGCAAGTTCGAACTCGACGAAGGCCTGACCCAGCGCTACCGCGTCGAAGAGATCACTGCCAGCACCCTGGATCCCGACTTCGCCCGTAATCCCAAGATCCACCGTGCCTGGCGCTTCAGTCTGCAGTGA
- a CDS encoding response regulator translates to MLKPIVLVEDNPHDLELTLVALERSQLANDVVVLRDGAEAVDYLLRRGAYAGREPGNPAVMLLDLKLPKVDGLEVLELVRDTQELCSIPVVMLTSSREEPDLEKAYELGVNAYVVKPVEFRDFVAAISDLGVFWAVLNEPPPGSRRVTRRTGR, encoded by the coding sequence ATGCTCAAACCCATTGTGCTGGTCGAAGACAATCCGCACGATCTGGAGCTCACCCTGGTGGCTCTGGAACGTAGCCAGTTGGCCAACGATGTCGTGGTGCTGCGTGACGGTGCCGAGGCGGTCGACTACCTGCTACGCCGCGGAGCCTATGCCGGCCGTGAGCCGGGCAATCCCGCCGTGATGCTGCTGGATCTCAAGCTGCCCAAGGTCGATGGCCTCGAAGTGCTCGAATTGGTCCGCGATACCCAGGAGCTGTGCAGCATCCCCGTGGTGATGTTGACCTCTTCACGCGAGGAGCCCGATCTCGAGAAGGCCTACGAACTCGGGGTGAATGCCTACGTGGTCAAGCCGGTCGAATTTCGCGATTTTGTCGCCGCCATCAGCGATCTCGGCGTATTCTGGGCTGTGCTCAACGAGCCGCCGCCAGGGTCGCGACGCGTCACTCGGCGGACTGGCCGCTGA